The Hypnocyclicus thermotrophus genome includes a window with the following:
- the rimP gene encoding ribosome maturation factor RimP, protein MLGKQIEEKIEKIVEPYLKDLDIELVNIEYLQDGAYWYVRIYIEKSNYEENITLEDCAKVSGLIEDDIDSIINEKFYLEVSSPGIERPLKKLKDFERFVGEKVKVLLKHKIEDKRNLTGVLENVNGEILIFNIDEKKIEIPFNEVKKANLVFEF, encoded by the coding sequence ATGTTGGGAAAACAAATCGAAGAAAAAATTGAAAAGATTGTGGAACCATATTTAAAAGATTTAGATATTGAGTTAGTAAATATAGAGTATTTACAAGATGGAGCATATTGGTATGTGAGGATTTATATTGAAAAATCAAATTATGAAGAAAATATTACTTTAGAAGATTGTGCCAAAGTAAGCGGACTTATTGAAGATGACATTGATAGTATAATAAATGAAAAATTTTATTTGGAAGTGTCTTCACCTGGAATTGAAAGACCATTAAAAAAATTAAAAGACTTTGAAAGATTTGTTGGTGAAAAAGTAAAAGTTTTATTAAAGCATAAGATTGAGGATAAAAGAAATCTTACAGGTGTTTTAGAAAATGTAAATGGAGAAATATTAATTTTTAATATTGATGAAAAAAAGATAGAAATACCATTTAATGAAGTGAAAAAAGCAAATTTAGTATTTGAATTTTAA
- the nusA gene encoding transcription termination factor NusA, giving the protein MKNKEQKIFLQALDELEKEKGITKESLLETIEQALLAAYKKQYSEDDNVEVVIDRKTGDIKVYSTKEVVETVYDEAHEIEIKEAKKIDRKVELYDEIKVEINCEDFRRNAIQNGKQIVIQKVREAERKNIFEKFKEKEHKIINGIIRRIDDRNNIYIEFDKIEAVLPMVEQSQSDIYRVGDRIKVYVVEVQETGKFPKIVISRKHEGLLIELFKIEIPEIEEGVIEIKSVAREAGSRAKVAVHSSDETIDTIGACIGQKGLRIKEIVDELNGEKIDIVEYKEDKKKFVSAALSPARVYSVELLEDEVTARVLVDPSQLSLAIGKNGQNARLAAKLTGMRIDIKTLGEANE; this is encoded by the coding sequence ATGAAGAACAAAGAGCAAAAAATATTTTTGCAAGCTTTAGATGAACTTGAGAAAGAAAAAGGAATAACAAAAGAAAGTTTATTAGAAACAATAGAGCAAGCCTTATTAGCAGCTTATAAAAAACAATATAGTGAAGACGATAATGTAGAGGTTGTTATTGATAGAAAGACAGGAGATATTAAAGTATATTCTACCAAAGAAGTAGTTGAAACAGTTTATGATGAAGCTCATGAAATAGAGATAAAAGAAGCTAAAAAAATAGATAGAAAAGTTGAACTTTATGATGAAATTAAAGTAGAAATAAATTGTGAAGATTTTAGAAGAAATGCTATTCAAAATGGTAAACAAATTGTTATTCAAAAAGTAAGAGAAGCAGAAAGAAAAAATATTTTTGAAAAATTTAAAGAGAAAGAACATAAAATAATAAATGGAATAATAAGAAGAATAGATGATAGAAATAATATTTATATAGAATTTGATAAAATAGAAGCTGTTCTTCCTATGGTAGAACAATCACAATCAGATATATATAGAGTGGGAGATAGAATTAAGGTATATGTTGTAGAAGTACAAGAAACAGGAAAGTTTCCAAAGATAGTAATTTCAAGGAAACACGAAGGACTATTAATAGAGCTATTTAAAATAGAAATACCAGAAATAGAAGAAGGAGTTATTGAAATAAAAAGCGTTGCTAGGGAAGCTGGAAGTAGAGCTAAAGTAGCAGTACACTCTAGTGATGAAACTATTGATACAATAGGAGCTTGTATAGGTCAAAAAGGGCTTAGAATAAAAGAAATAGTTGATGAATTAAATGGTGAAAAAATAGATATAGTAGAATATAAAGAAGATAAAAAGAAATTTGTTTCAGCTGCACTTAGTCCAGCAAGAGTTTATTCAGTAGAATTATTGGAGGATGAAGTAACAGCAAGAGTATTAGTTGATCCGTCACAGCTTTCTTTAGCAATAGGGAAAAATGGTCAAAATGCAAGGTTAGCAGCAAAACTTACAGGAATGAGAATAGATATAAAAACATTAGGAGAGGCAAATGAATAA
- a CDS encoding DUF448 domain-containing protein, which yields MNKHVPQRTCVICREKKDKENFFRLIKVEGKFIFDKNKNKQSRGFYICKAKECLIKLSKHKKITISTEEMYKMAKELEKNNIEDKYIKILNVLKNSNSLCFGMEMTLKNQEKLKMLILANDINQKNREKLMKLCMDKKIKYIEVATKEKLGRFFGKESINVIGIIDKKVANGLKTL from the coding sequence ATGAATAAACATGTACCACAAAGAACTTGTGTTATATGTAGAGAAAAAAAAGATAAAGAAAATTTTTTTAGATTGATAAAAGTTGAGGGCAAGTTTATTTTTGATAAAAATAAAAATAAACAAAGCAGAGGTTTTTATATATGCAAAGCAAAAGAATGCTTAATAAAATTGTCAAAACATAAAAAAATAACTATATCTACTGAAGAAATGTACAAGATGGCAAAAGAATTAGAAAAAAATAATATAGAAGATAAATATATAAAAATATTAAATGTATTAAAAAATAGTAATTCTTTATGTTTTGGAATGGAAATGACTTTGAAAAATCAAGAAAAATTGAAAATGCTTATATTAGCAAATGATATTAATCAAAAAAACAGAGAAAAATTGATGAAATTATGTATGGATAAAAAAATTAAATATATAGAAGTAGCTACAAAAGAAAAATTAGGAAGATTCTTTGGTAAAGAAAGTATCAATGTAATTGGAATAATAGATAAAAAAGTAGCTAATGGATTGAAAACACTTTAG
- the infB gene encoding translation initiation factor IF-2 encodes MCLRVHELAKKYNKTNKEILELLNNLGIEVKSHLSKINEDALEIITDELETSKKSEKQKEAKKLEETVLKKEEKTISKPKEDKKSQGTKEENDIKVIKIIGDEITLKEFAEQLKLNPTDLIKKLFLKGKMFTINSVLSYEQAEELALEYDALIEKEEVVEESFGEKFSLEEKDKEENLEERAPIITIMGHVDHGKTSLLDTIRKTNVAGGEAGGITQKIGAYQVERHGKKITFIDTPGHEAFTEMRARGAEVTDIAILIVAADDGVKPQTIEAISHAKAAEVPIIVAINKIDKPGADPTRVRTELMEYGLIAPEWGGDTEFVEISAKFNKNIDMLLETILLTAEILELKADFKKRAKGIVLESRLDPKLGPVADVLIKEGNLKVGEVFVCDETFGKVRALINDKGERVNKVYASQPVEILGFDTVPNAGDVLYAIKNEKQAKKIVEEVIKQKKLKEQNRTKHVSLESFSKQLEAEKLKELKLILRADSGGSVEALKDSLNKLSNDEVAVNIIQAAAGAITEGDIMLAEASDAIIIGFHVRPTTKAIKAAEKAGVEIRTHNVIYHITEEIEKALTGMLEPEFKEVYLGRIEIKKVFKISKVGNIAGCLVEDGKVRKTSNVRILRNNIVIYDGKLASLKRYQNDANEVVAGQECGLHIENFNDIKEGDVVEAYELEEVKRTLR; translated from the coding sequence TTGTGTTTGAGAGTACACGAATTAGCAAAGAAATATAATAAGACAAATAAAGAAATACTAGAACTTTTAAATAATTTAGGAATAGAGGTAAAATCACATCTTTCAAAAATAAATGAAGATGCTCTAGAAATAATAACTGATGAATTAGAAACATCTAAAAAATCTGAAAAACAAAAAGAAGCAAAGAAATTAGAAGAAACAGTACTTAAAAAAGAAGAAAAAACAATTTCTAAACCAAAAGAAGATAAAAAAAGTCAAGGTACCAAAGAAGAAAATGATATTAAAGTAATAAAAATAATAGGAGATGAAATTACTTTAAAAGAGTTTGCAGAACAATTAAAATTAAATCCAACAGATTTAATAAAAAAATTATTCTTAAAAGGGAAAATGTTTACAATAAATAGTGTATTATCGTATGAACAAGCTGAAGAATTAGCACTAGAATATGATGCATTAATAGAAAAAGAAGAAGTAGTAGAGGAAAGTTTTGGTGAAAAATTTTCGTTAGAAGAAAAAGATAAAGAAGAAAATCTAGAAGAAAGAGCACCAATTATAACAATAATGGGGCATGTTGATCACGGGAAAACTTCACTTTTAGATACAATAAGAAAAACAAATGTAGCAGGTGGAGAAGCTGGAGGAATAACTCAAAAAATAGGAGCTTATCAAGTAGAAAGACATGGGAAAAAAATTACATTTATTGATACTCCAGGACATGAAGCTTTTACAGAAATGAGAGCTAGAGGGGCAGAAGTAACAGATATAGCCATATTAATAGTAGCAGCAGATGATGGTGTAAAACCGCAAACAATAGAAGCTATTTCACATGCAAAAGCAGCAGAAGTACCAATTATAGTAGCAATAAATAAAATAGATAAACCAGGAGCAGATCCTACAAGAGTAAGAACAGAATTAATGGAGTATGGTCTTATAGCACCTGAATGGGGTGGAGATACTGAATTTGTTGAAATATCAGCAAAATTTAATAAAAATATAGATATGTTACTTGAAACAATTCTTTTAACAGCTGAAATATTAGAATTAAAAGCAGATTTCAAAAAAAGAGCAAAAGGAATAGTACTAGAATCAAGACTTGATCCAAAACTAGGACCTGTTGCAGATGTTTTAATAAAAGAAGGAAATCTAAAAGTTGGAGAAGTGTTTGTATGTGATGAAACATTTGGAAAAGTAAGAGCTCTTATAAATGATAAAGGAGAAAGAGTTAATAAAGTATATGCTTCTCAACCAGTAGAAATATTAGGATTTGATACAGTTCCAAATGCAGGAGATGTACTTTATGCTATAAAAAATGAAAAACAGGCTAAAAAAATAGTAGAAGAAGTAATTAAACAAAAAAAATTAAAAGAACAAAATAGAACAAAACATGTTAGCTTAGAAAGTTTTTCTAAACAATTAGAAGCTGAAAAATTAAAAGAATTAAAATTAATTTTAAGAGCTGATTCTGGAGGATCTGTAGAAGCATTAAAAGATTCGTTAAATAAATTATCAAATGATGAAGTTGCGGTAAATATTATTCAAGCAGCAGCAGGGGCTATAACAGAAGGAGATATAATGTTAGCTGAGGCATCAGATGCTATAATTATAGGATTTCATGTAAGACCTACAACAAAGGCTATAAAAGCAGCTGAAAAAGCAGGAGTAGAAATAAGAACTCATAATGTTATATATCATATAACAGAAGAAATAGAAAAAGCACTTACAGGAATGTTAGAACCTGAATTTAAAGAAGTTTATTTAGGAAGAATAGAAATTAAAAAAGTATTTAAAATATCTAAAGTAGGAAATATAGCGGGATGCTTAGTTGAAGATGGAAAAGTAAGAAAAACATCAAATGTAAGAATTCTTAGAAATAATATAGTTATATATGATGGAAAATTAGCTTCATTAAAAAGATATCAAAATGATGCAAATGAAGTTGTAGCGGGACAAGAATGCGGATTACATATTGAAAACTTTAATGATATTAAAGAAGGAGATGTAGTAGAAGCATACGAATTAGAAGAGGTAAAAAGAACATTGAGATAA
- the rbfA gene encoding 30S ribosome-binding factor RbfA codes for MNKKRKAIIEKEIMKVISNLLFLEIKNPKVKEGMISVTKVDISNDMRYADVYFSVLPYKDEEVDKDKVLQGLNEVRSFMRKRVGEEINLRYTPEIRVHIDDTISYGVRISKLINDLK; via the coding sequence ATGAATAAAAAAAGAAAAGCTATTATCGAAAAAGAAATAATGAAAGTCATTTCAAATCTACTTTTTTTAGAGATAAAAAATCCTAAAGTAAAAGAGGGAATGATATCAGTAACTAAAGTAGATATAAGTAATGATATGAGATATGCTGATGTTTATTTTAGTGTATTACCATATAAAGATGAGGAAGTAGACAAAGATAAAGTACTTCAAGGATTAAATGAAGTAAGAAGTTTTATGAGAAAAAGAGTTGGAGAAGAAATAAACTTAAGATATACTCCAGAGATAAGAGTACACATAGATGATACTATTTCATATGGTGTAAGAATATCAAAATTAATTAATGATTTGAAATAG
- a CDS encoding YihY/virulence factor BrkB family protein, with amino-acid sequence MNKIKEKFNFIKKFLDSFLYNYNKDNTTLLASSISFYSIFSIVPIIALIFSIAKAIGFEEIIKKEIINALPIYKDAIEYLLQFAIKLLNNTKSSIIATFGIITLLWSIINIFSEIEKSFNKIWNIKNNRSIYRKITDYITLIIMFPITIILSNAVFTLFQTNIPSFFYNSSIFNFLLINTLKLIPYFFTVLTFIFLYYIIPNTQINIKYATISAIITGFSFQLLQYIFLKFQIGIITYNKIYGSFAIIPIFLIWQRIMWIIILSGMHIIYILQYDLNKKEFNISIIEFKYYSILILKEYYNNFLNNTETKITDISTKYNLPINLILYFANNLENIGYLIKINNTKYILNKNLENITVQEILKNIEISNYKNIISKDILLEEYNKLINNKNELFKNI; translated from the coding sequence ATGAATAAAATAAAAGAAAAATTTAATTTTATTAAAAAATTTCTTGATTCTTTCTTGTATAATTATAATAAAGATAATACCACTTTGTTAGCTAGTTCTATTAGCTTTTATTCTATATTTTCTATTGTACCAATAATAGCACTTATTTTTAGTATAGCCAAAGCTATAGGGTTTGAAGAAATTATAAAAAAAGAGATTATAAATGCTCTTCCAATATATAAAGATGCTATAGAATACTTACTTCAATTTGCTATTAAATTATTAAATAATACTAAAAGTAGCATTATTGCTACGTTTGGTATTATTACTCTTTTGTGGTCAATTATAAATATATTTTCAGAAATTGAAAAATCTTTTAATAAAATTTGGAATATAAAAAATAATAGAAGCATCTATAGAAAAATAACTGATTATATTACTCTTATAATAATGTTTCCTATTACCATTATTTTATCAAATGCAGTTTTTACTCTTTTCCAAACAAACATACCGAGTTTTTTTTATAATTCATCAATATTTAATTTTTTGTTAATTAACACTCTTAAATTGATACCTTATTTTTTTACTGTATTAACTTTTATCTTTTTATATTATATTATCCCTAATACACAAATAAATATAAAATACGCTACTATTTCAGCTATTATTACTGGCTTTTCCTTTCAATTACTCCAATATATTTTTTTGAAATTCCAAATAGGAATTATCACATACAATAAAATATATGGAAGTTTTGCTATTATTCCTATTTTTTTAATATGGCAAAGAATTATGTGGATAATAATTTTATCTGGAATGCATATAATTTATATTCTTCAATATGATTTAAATAAAAAAGAATTTAATATAAGTATCATAGAATTTAAATATTATTCAATACTTATTTTAAAAGAATATTATAATAATTTTTTAAATAATACAGAAACAAAAATAACTGATATTTCTACTAAATATAATTTACCAATTAATCTTATATTATATTTTGCTAATAATCTAGAAAATATCGGCTATTTAATCAAAATAAATAATACAAAATATATTTTAAATAAAAATTTAGAAAACATTACTGTACAAGAGATTTTAAAAAATATTGAAATTTCTAACTATAAAAATATTATTTCAAAAGATATTTTATTAGAAGAATATAATAAACTAATCAATAATAAAAATGAATTATTTAAAAACATATAA
- the tig gene encoding trigger factor produces MSVEIKKLENSVVEITLNLEGEEVSKKREEILKNIQSKVEMPGFRKGKTPLSLIEKNFEANIKEELTDELLKANYENIIVENNLKPVDYLKTVEVKLEEDKFHGVFTVEVFPEVELGEYKGLEVTKEDVNVTDEVVEKEIESMVEADSKLEDAEDDYTAQIGDTVNIDFEGFLDGVAFEGGKGENYPLSLGSKTFIDNFEEQLVGYKKGQEGEINVTFPESYFKPELAGKPVTFKVKLNSIKKNIKPELNDEFAKAKGYDSVEDLKVKKREEIENREKTRVENEFRNKVVDAAVNNATVAVPSSMVAKETEARIRDFENQLKMQGATLEMYMQMSGLTKDGLLSQLKPLSENKVKSDLVLGKIAEIENVEVNEEELSTKIDEIAAMYNMETEKLIEELTKAKTLENFKENLKIDLQIQKTIDLLVENVK; encoded by the coding sequence ATGTCAGTAGAAATCAAAAAATTAGAAAATTCTGTAGTAGAAATAACATTAAATTTAGAAGGTGAAGAAGTATCTAAAAAAAGAGAAGAGATACTTAAAAATATACAATCAAAGGTAGAAATGCCAGGGTTTAGAAAAGGTAAAACTCCACTTTCATTAATTGAAAAAAACTTTGAAGCAAATATTAAAGAAGAATTAACAGATGAATTATTAAAAGCTAATTATGAAAATATAATTGTTGAAAATAATTTAAAACCAGTAGATTATTTAAAAACTGTAGAAGTAAAATTAGAAGAAGATAAATTTCATGGAGTGTTTACTGTAGAAGTATTTCCAGAAGTTGAATTAGGAGAATACAAAGGATTAGAAGTAACAAAAGAAGATGTGAATGTTACTGATGAAGTTGTAGAAAAAGAGATTGAATCTATGGTAGAAGCTGATTCAAAATTAGAAGATGCAGAAGATGATTATACAGCACAAATTGGAGATACAGTTAACATTGATTTTGAAGGGTTTTTAGATGGTGTTGCTTTTGAAGGTGGAAAAGGAGAAAATTATCCATTATCATTAGGTTCAAAAACATTTATAGATAACTTTGAAGAACAATTAGTAGGATATAAAAAAGGGCAAGAAGGAGAAATAAATGTAACATTCCCTGAAAGCTATTTTAAACCTGAATTAGCAGGGAAACCTGTTACATTTAAAGTAAAATTAAATTCTATTAAAAAAAATATAAAACCTGAATTAAATGATGAATTTGCAAAAGCAAAAGGATACGATTCAGTAGAAGATTTAAAAGTTAAAAAAAGAGAAGAAATAGAAAATAGAGAAAAAACAAGAGTAGAAAATGAATTTAGAAATAAAGTAGTAGACGCAGCGGTTAATAATGCTACAGTAGCAGTACCATCTTCTATGGTAGCTAAAGAAACAGAAGCGAGAATAAGAGATTTTGAAAATCAATTAAAAATGCAAGGTGCTACATTAGAAATGTATATGCAAATGTCAGGATTAACAAAAGATGGGTTATTAAGTCAGTTAAAACCTTTATCTGAAAATAAAGTTAAAAGTGATTTAGTTCTTGGAAAAATTGCTGAAATAGAAAATGTAGAAGTAAATGAAGAAGAATTAAGTACAAAAATAGATGAAATAGCTGCTATGTACAATATGGAAACTGAAAAATTAATAGAAGAATTAACAAAAGCTAAAACATTAGAAAATTTTAAAGAAAATTTAAAAATAGATTTACAAATACAAAAAACTATTGATTTATTAGTAGAAAATGTAAAATAA
- the recJ gene encoding single-stranded-DNA-specific exonuclease RecJ has product MKWEYSKVDNETLLKKATEFNKNLFLTTLLLNRGMDKKLKVDDFLNINFSKLHNPMEFEKMDEVVEKIIKLKKEKSKIFIYGDYDVDGITAAAFLVIVFRNIGIEVNYYIPNRMEEGYGLNKKAINEIATREGKLIITVDTGINSLEEIRYAKSLGIDIVITDHHKLVEEDDKTIVTINPKLSKNYKFKFLSGAGVALKLAEAVYTALDEDLNEIYEYIDIIMIGTVADVVPMIDENRVIIKNGLKKIRNTNIKGLVYLLKYLRFNKKEITTTDISFFISPLLNALGRVGNSRIGVEFFLEEDEFNIYDIIEEMKKLNKKRRALEKVIFNEIDKKYNNIKNIKYIFEISEKWHPGVIGVVSSRLSIKYNVPVFIVSTRNGVGKASCRSISGINIFNVLSQISHKFNRFGGHDLAAGFVANINDLEEIKELVGEYILKNGDKKQKKQINIDSELKLEDINDEILRDLQELSPYGLGNPEPLFLDKDVVFINTKKFGVDNRHFKTFIKKNKKLYSAVGFNLGHKIDEQNCIIQKFDIVYYPEKVFYKGEEILQIKIKDFKIKDEFYNIFK; this is encoded by the coding sequence ATGAAATGGGAATATAGTAAGGTGGATAATGAAACATTACTAAAAAAGGCTACTGAATTTAATAAAAATTTATTTTTAACAACTCTATTATTAAATAGGGGAATGGATAAAAAATTAAAAGTAGATGATTTTCTAAATATAAATTTTAGTAAACTTCACAATCCTATGGAATTTGAAAAAATGGATGAAGTTGTTGAAAAAATAATAAAATTAAAAAAAGAGAAATCTAAAATATTTATTTATGGAGATTATGATGTAGATGGAATTACTGCTGCAGCTTTTTTAGTAATTGTCTTTAGAAACATTGGGATTGAAGTAAATTACTATATTCCTAATAGAATGGAAGAAGGATATGGTTTAAACAAAAAAGCAATAAATGAAATAGCTACAAGAGAAGGAAAATTAATAATAACAGTAGATACTGGAATTAATTCTTTAGAAGAGATAAGATATGCAAAATCTTTAGGAATAGATATAGTAATAACAGATCATCATAAATTAGTAGAAGAAGATGATAAAACTATAGTGACTATTAATCCCAAATTAAGTAAAAATTATAAATTCAAATTTCTTTCTGGAGCTGGAGTAGCATTAAAATTAGCTGAAGCTGTATATACGGCATTAGATGAAGATTTAAATGAAATTTATGAATATATAGATATTATTATGATAGGAACAGTAGCAGATGTAGTTCCTATGATAGATGAAAATAGAGTAATAATAAAAAATGGATTAAAAAAAATAAGAAATACTAATATAAAGGGTCTTGTATATTTATTAAAATATTTAAGATTTAATAAAAAAGAGATAACGACAACAGATATTAGTTTTTTTATATCACCGCTTTTAAATGCATTAGGTAGAGTGGGAAATTCAAGAATTGGAGTAGAGTTTTTTTTAGAAGAAGATGAGTTTAATATATATGATATAATAGAAGAAATGAAAAAATTAAACAAAAAAAGAAGAGCTCTTGAAAAAGTAATATTTAATGAAATTGATAAAAAATATAATAATATAAAAAATATAAAATATATATTTGAAATATCAGAAAAATGGCACCCTGGAGTCATAGGCGTTGTTTCATCTAGGCTTTCGATAAAATATAATGTACCAGTATTTATTGTAAGTACACGAAATGGCGTAGGAAAAGCTTCTTGTAGGAGTATATCAGGGATAAATATATTCAATGTACTATCTCAAATTTCTCATAAATTTAATAGATTTGGTGGTCATGATTTAGCTGCGGGATTTGTAGCAAATATTAATGACTTAGAAGAAATAAAAGAGTTAGTAGGAGAGTATATTTTAAAAAATGGTGATAAAAAACAAAAAAAACAAATAAATATAGATAGTGAATTAAAATTAGAAGATATAAATGATGAAATATTAAGAGATTTACAAGAGTTATCGCCTTATGGACTTGGTAACCCAGAGCCACTTTTTTTAGATAAAGATGTAGTATTTATAAATACTAAAAAATTTGGGGTAGATAATAGACATTTTAAAACATTTATTAAAAAAAATAAAAAATTATATTCTGCAGTAGGATTTAATTTAGGGCATAAAATAGATGAACAAAACTGTATAATACAAAAATTTGATATAGTCTATTATCCTGAAAAAGTTTTTTATAAAGGCGAAGAAATTTTACAAATAAAAATAAAAGATTTTAAAATAAAAGATGAATTTTATAATATTTTCAAATAA